A region from the Helcococcus ovis genome encodes:
- a CDS encoding FtsW/RodA/SpoVE family cell cycle protein — translation MDISRSIAQYKIKKRNYNIFLIFGLFIFQFVGIFLSLLRNTDTKNITIIFSLIFIFLTFLTNIIVPKITKGDSTFILLVNLLFSVSLIIMIRLDNPTANKHLMWYFLGVTIFFIVFFIMKYMDKFLKNKFVLYFVLTFLTFLVTFALGFRSGGAKNWIRVGSLFTIQLSEFAKITYIFMLASYYYNIKEYQTKRLGKYYLAIATYIFSGMFFIQGELGTAVLLFGLFLSTMFIFERRYFFIILNIVIGIIGIYLASLVLSHIKVRIDIWLDPWKDYNNRGYQIIQGLFAIANGSFFGAGIGLGRPDLVPVIETDYILAAVIEEMGIFMGFALLMIYIIIFYKTIKVALELKSDYYSVLSMNIGLIYAFQTLIMFGGILKLIPLTGITTPFLSYGGSSTIVNFILLGVLQFLTTRAGDKYEKLEG, via the coding sequence ATGGATATAAGTAGAAGTATTGCACAATACAAAATAAAAAAAAGAAATTATAATATTTTTCTAATATTTGGTTTATTTATTTTTCAATTTGTCGGTATATTTTTATCTTTATTAAGAAATACTGATACGAAAAATATTACAATTATTTTTTCATTAATTTTTATTTTTTTAACTTTTTTAACAAATATCATTGTACCTAAAATTACTAAAGGAGATAGTACTTTCATATTACTTGTAAATTTATTATTTTCTGTTAGTTTGATAATAATGATAAGATTGGATAATCCTACTGCAAATAAACATTTAATGTGGTATTTTTTAGGAGTTACTATATTTTTTATCGTATTTTTTATAATGAAATATATGGATAAATTTCTTAAAAATAAATTTGTATTATATTTTGTACTTACATTTTTAACATTTTTAGTAACATTTGCATTAGGCTTTAGGAGTGGTGGTGCAAAAAACTGGATAAGAGTAGGGAGTTTATTTACAATACAATTATCTGAATTTGCCAAAATAACATATATTTTTATGCTTGCAAGCTATTATTATAATATTAAAGAATATCAAACAAAAAGATTAGGTAAATATTACTTAGCAATTGCAACATATATATTTTCAGGAATGTTTTTTATACAAGGAGAACTGGGGACTGCAGTGTTATTATTTGGTTTATTTTTATCTACCATGTTTATATTTGAACGTAGATATTTTTTTATTATATTAAATATTGTTATAGGTATAATAGGAATATATTTAGCATCATTAGTTTTATCACATATTAAAGTTAGAATTGATATATGGCTAGATCCATGGAAAGACTATAACAATAGGGGGTATCAAATTATACAAGGACTTTTTGCAATTGCAAATGGATCTTTTTTTGGTGCAGGTATAGGACTTGGACGTCCAGATTTAGTACCAGTTATTGAAACTGATTATATTTTAGCGGCAGTAATTGAAGAAATGGGCATCTTTATGGGGTTTGCCTTATTGATGATTTATATTATTATTTTTTATAAAACAATTAAGGTAGCATTGGAGCTTAAATCCGACTATTACAGTGTACTTTCAATGAATATTGGTTTAATTTATGCGTTTCAAACTTTAATCATGTTTGGTGGGATATTAAAACTTATTCCCCTTACAGGAATAACCACTCCCTTTTTAAGTTATGGGGGGTCCTCGACAATCGTTAATTTCATTCTTTTGGGAGTATTACAATTTTTAACAACTAGAGCAGGAGATAAATATGAAAAACTCGAAGGATAA
- a CDS encoding FHA domain-containing protein yields the protein MVNLLNELRKIFFTNFVGEINLYIILSSIFKFLFIFIVLYYIYIIVKLIILDIKNIDIKDKIKKYFIIVVDSDGISKNYLLENNTSIGRALNNDIVLSGDVISKYHAEIVKSSDNYYLVDKNSSNGTFLNGEFVNKNYQLINDDIIEIGEYKIKFVEEFVDPKSN from the coding sequence ATGGTGAATTTATTAAATGAATTAAGAAAAATATTTTTTACTAATTTTGTTGGAGAAATTAATTTATATATAATTTTGTCGTCAATTTTTAAATTTTTATTTATATTTATAGTTTTATATTATATTTATATAATTGTAAAATTAATTATACTTGATATAAAAAATATTGATATTAAAGATAAAATAAAAAAATATTTTATAATAGTAGTTGATTCAGATGGTATTTCAAAAAATTATTTACTTGAGAATAATACAAGTATTGGTAGAGCGTTAAATAATGATATAGTACTTAGTGGAGATGTTATTTCAAAATATCATGCTGAGATAGTTAAATCATCAGATAATTATTATTTGGTAGATAAAAATTCTTCTAATGGCACATTTTTAAATGGAGAATTTGTAAACAAAAACTATCAGTTAATTAATGATGACATAATAGAAATTGGTGAGTACAAAATTAAATTTGTTGAAGAGTTTGTAGACCCAAAATCTAATTAG